The Henckelia pumila isolate YLH828 chromosome 2, ASM3356847v2, whole genome shotgun sequence genome includes a window with the following:
- the LOC140878921 gene encoding uncharacterized protein: MQDLETLKLGGVGLSPSRWALPPAGFVCLDVDASFYEENNRCRIGGVIRDFKGQPLAAFGQSILMSSFVVLRELFAILAGIEIIRERDINRVVVSSDSLLTVQAVTESNGDLSYVGLCASEINSLISVIDGASICHIKRSAN; this comes from the coding sequence ATGCAAGATCTGGAGACTTTGAAACTTGGTGGCGTTGGCCTCTCTCCGAGCAGATGGGCACTCCCACCAGCTGGTTTTGTTTGTTTGGATGTGGATGCTAGCTTCTACGAGGAGAATAACCGGTGTAGGATTGGAGGGGTGATTAGAGATTTCAAGGGACAACCTCTGGCGGCTTTTGGACAGTCTATTTTGATGTCGAGTTTTGTGGTATTGAGAGAGTTGTTCGCTATTCTAGCAGGAATTGAGATAATTCGAGAGCGAGATATTAACCGAGTTGTGGTCTCATCTGATTCTCTATTGACAGTGCAAGCAGTCACAGAGTCAAATGGGGATCTAAGCTATGTGGGTTTATGTGCTTCGGAGATAAATTCTTTAATCTCTGTTATAGATGGCGCTTCTATATGTCATATTAAACGGTCGGCCAATTAA